The Sphingorhabdus sp. Alg231-15 genome has a segment encoding these proteins:
- a CDS encoding winged helix-turn-helix transcriptional regulator produces MDYIDFMTRTSLDHHNCSFARTVDIIGDRWTLMILRDAFYGVRRFSQFKERLGITQAVLSARLAHLVDYDMLTKEPIEEGATREDYRLTEKGMSLFPVIIGLMQWGDAWIHEKTGAPILVCDKENGTPVDPLKVSVKDESREPRSLAFRLGPGANAATKDAFARLK; encoded by the coding sequence ATGGATTATATTGATTTCATGACCCGCACTTCCCTTGATCACCACAATTGTAGTTTTGCACGAACAGTAGATATTATCGGAGACCGATGGACTTTGATGATATTGAGAGACGCGTTCTACGGCGTACGCCGTTTTTCCCAGTTCAAGGAACGGCTCGGGATTACGCAGGCCGTGCTGTCAGCGCGCCTCGCTCATCTTGTAGACTATGATATGCTTACCAAGGAGCCTATTGAAGAGGGCGCAACGCGAGAAGACTACCGATTGACCGAAAAAGGAATGAGCTTGTTTCCGGTCATTATAGGGTTGATGCAGTGGGGCGATGCCTGGATCCATGAAAAGACGGGGGCTCCGATCCTGGTCTGTGATAAGGAAAACGGTACTCCCGTTGACCCGCTTAAAGTCTCGGTCAAAGATGAGAGCCGAGAACCGCGCAGCCTTGCATTTCGCCTTGGGCCAGGCGCGAATGCAGCGACCAAAGACGCGTTTGCGCGTTTGAAGTGA
- a CDS encoding DsbA family protein has translation MEQTMRKPICFYYDFVSPYSYFAFSQRDQIRERTGRELQLLPVTVGKIMEMVGNVPTSITCKTKRAYQGQDVMRWVEKLQIPFAIHPQFGTFSTEPLVQAALRAGEDVEAFSEAAFQAVWAEQAPVTDNSAMHAYFAGKEERFAAYWAENDLMKDALEKNNNMAVDDGVFGVPYFHTDSGDFFGNDRLDFLYEAIAS, from the coding sequence ATGGAGCAGACGATGAGAAAGCCAATCTGCTTTTACTATGATTTCGTCAGTCCCTATTCGTATTTCGCGTTTTCACAGCGTGATCAAATTCGCGAACGAACAGGACGGGAACTACAGCTTCTGCCTGTTACTGTTGGAAAAATCATGGAGATGGTTGGCAACGTTCCGACCTCCATTACGTGCAAAACTAAACGTGCTTATCAAGGGCAGGATGTGATGCGCTGGGTTGAAAAGTTGCAGATACCATTTGCAATCCATCCACAATTTGGCACATTTTCTACTGAACCGCTGGTTCAGGCAGCACTTCGTGCTGGGGAGGATGTAGAAGCCTTTTCGGAAGCCGCCTTTCAAGCGGTTTGGGCGGAGCAAGCGCCGGTGACAGATAACAGCGCTATGCATGCATATTTTGCTGGGAAGGAAGAACGTTTTGCTGCCTATTGGGCTGAAAATGATCTGATGAAGGATGCTTTGGAAAAGAACAATAACATGGCGGTTGATGATGGTGTCTTCGGTGTTCCCTATTTTCACACGGATTCTGGTGATTTCTTCGGCAACGACCGGCTTGATTTCCTATACGAAGCGATTGCTTCATGA
- a CDS encoding alpha/beta fold hydrolase, with protein sequence MDLVGPAAHSYFSQRLRLHYADWGNAEKPPLILLHGGKDHCRNWDWVAQELRDDWHIIAPDVRGHGDSQWSTDGNYTTMAMVTDLAQLIHQLDLSPVTIVAHSMGGNIALRYTGLYPDTVRKLVAIEGLGPGPEMLAEREKIGQLQRVRSSIEEKRKAAGRQVKRYPTFEDALKRMQDANGHLSDEQARHLTTHAVIRNEDGSYSWKFDPYVQHWDSIDLSQDNIHELWRNISCPTQLHYGADSWASNPEKDGRIQYFGDNVSVKEFADAGHWLHHDQFDQFVGELRAFL encoded by the coding sequence ATGGATTTGGTCGGCCCCGCGGCACATAGTTATTTTTCTCAGCGGCTGCGGCTGCATTATGCCGATTGGGGCAATGCGGAAAAACCGCCCCTAATCCTGCTCCACGGCGGCAAGGATCATTGCCGCAACTGGGACTGGGTGGCGCAGGAGCTGCGCGACGACTGGCATATCATCGCCCCCGATGTCCGCGGCCATGGCGACAGCCAGTGGAGTACAGACGGCAATTACACGACCATGGCGATGGTCACCGATCTGGCGCAGCTGATCCATCAGCTCGATCTGTCCCCAGTAACGATTGTCGCGCATAGCATGGGCGGGAATATAGCGCTGCGCTACACGGGGCTATATCCCGATACCGTCCGCAAGCTGGTCGCTATCGAAGGGCTTGGTCCTGGGCCGGAAATGCTCGCCGAGCGGGAAAAAATTGGCCAACTGCAACGGGTGCGAAGCAGCATCGAGGAAAAGCGCAAAGCAGCCGGACGGCAAGTGAAGCGCTATCCGACATTCGAAGATGCGCTCAAACGGATGCAGGATGCCAATGGCCATCTTTCCGATGAGCAGGCCCGCCATCTGACAACCCATGCGGTCATCCGCAACGAGGATGGCAGCTACAGCTGGAAGTTTGATCCTTATGTGCAACATTGGGATTCGATTGATCTGTCGCAGGATAATATTCACGAGCTATGGCGCAATATCAGCTGCCCTACACAATTGCATTATGGCGCGGACAGCTGGGCGAGCAATCCCGAGAAAGACGGACGTATCCAGTATTTCGGCGACAATGTATCGGTGAAGGAATTTGCCGATGCCGGCCACTGGCTGCATCATGACCAGTTTGACCAGTTTGTTGGCGAGTTGAGGGCATTTTTATAG
- a CDS encoding SDR family NAD(P)-dependent oxidoreductase: MNSRKPICFITGVGPGTGTAIARRFAKAGYRLALNARDADRLTKLAQEFDDSIVLAADISEPKARQDMLDDLFQYGVPEVVVNNAVGGTFGTYLEIDPDDLARNFSVNVEAMLALARGIIPHMVDRGKGAFLATGNSSAYRGKPNFAGFAPTKAAQRILLESIARTVGPQGVHCAYVAIDAVIDLEWTRKMAPDKPDEFFCLPDDIAEEVFRIASQKRSAWSFDTIIRPFGEGW, translated from the coding sequence ATGAATTCTCGTAAACCCATCTGCTTCATAACCGGTGTCGGCCCTGGAACGGGAACTGCCATCGCTCGCCGATTCGCCAAAGCCGGCTATCGCCTCGCGCTTAATGCCCGCGACGCAGATAGATTGACAAAGCTAGCACAGGAATTTGATGACAGCATCGTGCTTGCTGCTGATATCTCGGAACCAAAGGCCCGGCAGGACATGCTTGATGACCTGTTTCAATATGGCGTGCCGGAGGTTGTTGTTAACAATGCCGTAGGGGGGACGTTCGGCACATATCTTGAAATTGATCCTGATGATCTTGCGCGTAACTTTTCCGTTAACGTAGAAGCAATGCTGGCTCTAGCTCGGGGTATCATTCCGCATATGGTGGACCGGGGCAAAGGTGCGTTCCTGGCTACTGGGAATAGTTCTGCCTATCGCGGAAAGCCGAACTTTGCCGGTTTTGCGCCGACGAAAGCTGCACAGCGCATATTGTTGGAAAGCATTGCCCGTACGGTGGGGCCGCAGGGGGTCCATTGCGCATATGTTGCGATTGATGCCGTGATTGATCTGGAATGGACGCGCAAAATGGCACCTGACAAGCCAGATGAATTTTTTTGCCTGCCCGATGATATTGCAGAGGAGGTATTTCGTATTGCCTCACAAAAGCGTTCGGCATGGTCTTTCGATACCATTATCCGCCCATTTGGAGAAGGGTGGTGA